One segment of Zhihengliuella halotolerans DNA contains the following:
- a CDS encoding M15 family metallopeptidase produces MIDGRDAPNRRRVRGWLAPAAALFLACALAAAPAAQATGPGDAPPAAAPSVDELRDPASTAVLVNASRPLDPVDHVPNHLEPVTGSGHELVPEAAAATRELIEAAASAGHFLAVESGYRSYTRQAELFDQYSARYGEAYASRISAEPGTSEHQLGLAVDLGLTSGLCSLQACFGDTEAGQWIAEHAGEYGFIIRYPEGSEELTGYSYEPWHLRYLGEATTADFAASKAGTYEEYVDALEAAADVVAEPLDDLPPEGSALGPLRIDVSDGLFRLSDWREFE; encoded by the coding sequence ATGATCGATGGACGCGACGCCCCCAACCGCAGGCGTGTGCGCGGGTGGCTGGCGCCCGCTGCCGCGCTTTTCCTTGCGTGCGCCCTCGCCGCCGCGCCGGCGGCGCAGGCCACCGGGCCCGGCGACGCACCTCCCGCCGCGGCACCTTCGGTGGACGAGCTTCGGGACCCGGCCTCGACCGCGGTGCTCGTGAACGCCTCGCGCCCCCTCGACCCTGTGGACCACGTGCCCAACCACCTGGAGCCCGTGACCGGCTCGGGGCACGAGCTGGTGCCCGAAGCTGCTGCCGCCACACGCGAACTCATCGAGGCCGCCGCCTCGGCGGGCCACTTCCTCGCCGTCGAGAGCGGCTACCGCTCCTACACGCGGCAAGCTGAACTCTTCGACCAATACTCCGCCCGTTACGGCGAAGCTTACGCGTCCCGAATCTCGGCTGAGCCCGGGACCAGCGAACACCAGCTCGGGCTGGCGGTCGACCTCGGCCTGACGAGTGGTCTCTGCTCCCTGCAGGCCTGTTTCGGCGACACTGAAGCCGGACAATGGATCGCCGAGCACGCCGGGGAGTACGGGTTCATCATCCGGTACCCCGAGGGATCCGAGGAGCTGACGGGGTACTCGTACGAGCCATGGCATCTGCGCTACCTCGGCGAGGCGACCACTGCCGATTTCGCCGCATCGAAGGCGGGCACCTACGAGGAGTACGTGGACGCGCTCGAGGCCGCCGCCGACGTCGTCGCCGAACCGCTGGACGACCTGCCGCCCGAGGGGTCGGCCCTCGGCCCGCTGCGCATCGACGTCAGCGACGGATTGTTCCGGCTCTCGGACTGGCGCGAGTTCGAGTAG
- the panD gene encoding aspartate 1-decarboxylase: MKRTMFKSKIHRATVTQADLHYVGSVTVDSDLLDAADILPGELVHIVDVTNGARLETYTIAGERGSGVIGINGAAAHLINPGDTVILISYAEMETAEARTYTPRVVHVNEANEMIELGTDPAEAVADSVSRPPHSLAAPSGAAL, from the coding sequence ATGAAACGCACAATGTTCAAGTCCAAGATCCACCGCGCGACGGTCACGCAGGCCGACCTGCACTACGTGGGTTCCGTGACGGTCGACTCCGATCTGCTCGACGCCGCCGACATCCTGCCCGGCGAACTCGTGCACATCGTCGATGTGACCAACGGCGCGCGGTTGGAGACCTACACGATCGCCGGCGAGCGCGGCAGTGGCGTGATCGGCATCAACGGCGCCGCCGCCCACCTGATCAACCCGGGCGACACCGTCATCCTCATCAGCTACGCCGAGATGGAGACGGCTGAGGCCCGCACGTACACCCCGCGCGTCGTGCACGTTAATGAGGCCAACGAGATGATCGAGCTCGGGACCGACCCGGCCGAGGCCGTGGCGGACTCCGTCTCGCGTCCGCCCCACTCCCTGGCCGCACCCAGCGGCGCCGCACTCTAA
- a CDS encoding transporter substrate-binding domain-containing protein, with amino-acid sequence MNRFRSTTPFTRRALGAAAVAGVALTLAACGSAGTDDDGGSSASGVTWESVEEAGELQVGTEGTYRPFSYTEEGSGDLIGYDVEVMEAVGKNLGIEVKFSKTEWDGMFAGLDAGRFDTIANQVTMTPEREEKYLFSTPYTVSTGVVVTLADDDSVSTFEDLEGKRTAQSATSNWRTLAEESGAQIEPVEGWAQSVALLEQGRVDATVNDKLTVLDYLTTEGNDAIKIAAETEESSTVGFVFPAGSESTVEKFNEALAELAADGTLAEISEKYFGDDVSK; translated from the coding sequence ATGAACCGTTTCCGCTCGACGACCCCGTTCACCCGCCGCGCGCTCGGCGCCGCCGCAGTCGCCGGCGTCGCGCTCACGCTCGCCGCGTGCGGCTCCGCCGGGACGGACGACGACGGCGGATCCTCCGCCTCGGGCGTCACGTGGGAATCCGTCGAGGAGGCGGGTGAACTTCAGGTCGGCACCGAGGGCACCTACCGGCCGTTCTCCTATACGGAGGAGGGCAGCGGAGACCTCATCGGCTACGACGTCGAGGTCATGGAGGCCGTGGGCAAGAACCTCGGCATCGAGGTGAAGTTCTCCAAGACCGAATGGGATGGCATGTTCGCCGGCTTGGATGCGGGCCGCTTCGACACGATCGCCAACCAGGTCACCATGACGCCCGAGCGCGAGGAGAAGTACCTCTTCAGCACGCCCTACACCGTCAGCACCGGCGTCGTCGTGACGCTGGCCGACGACGACTCCGTCAGCACCTTCGAGGATCTCGAAGGCAAGCGCACGGCCCAGTCGGCGACGAGCAACTGGCGCACCCTCGCCGAGGAGTCGGGCGCGCAGATCGAACCCGTCGAGGGTTGGGCCCAGTCCGTCGCCCTCCTGGAGCAGGGCCGCGTGGACGCGACCGTCAACGACAAACTGACGGTGCTCGACTACCTCACCACCGAGGGCAACGACGCGATCAAGATCGCCGCTGAAACCGAGGAGTCCTCGACCGTCGGGTTCGTCTTCCCCGCCGGCTCGGAGAGCACGGTCGAGAAGTTCAACGAGGCGCTGGCCGAGCTGGCCGCCGACGGGACCCTCGCCGAGATCTCCGAGAAGTACTTCGGCGACGACGTCTCCAAGTAA
- the kynA gene encoding tryptophan 2,3-dioxygenase, producing the protein MTVDKNTRALEAEIETDFRDKMSYGSYLGLDTLLNSQHPVSRPEHHDEMLFIIQHQTSELWLKLMLHELKAIVRRLREDDLRFALKHIARVKHIQRSLTEQWSVLATLTPSEYAEFRGDLGASSGFQSYQYRAVEFLLGNKNAGMVKVFASDPEASELLTGLLNEPSIYDEFVRLLARRGFDVPADLLERDVTQAHVFSEPLVAVYKEIYENAAEHWDLYEACEELVDLEENFQFWRFRHMKTVERTIGFKRGTGGSSGVGFLKRALELTFFPELLAVRTEIGA; encoded by the coding sequence GTGACTGTCGACAAGAACACGCGCGCCCTCGAGGCGGAGATCGAGACCGACTTCCGCGACAAGATGAGCTACGGCTCATATCTGGGTTTGGACACGCTGCTGAATTCGCAGCACCCCGTGAGCCGCCCCGAGCACCACGACGAGATGCTGTTCATCATCCAGCACCAGACGTCCGAGCTCTGGCTCAAGCTGATGCTGCACGAGCTCAAAGCTATTGTGAGGCGTCTGCGCGAGGACGACCTGCGGTTCGCACTCAAGCACATCGCGCGGGTCAAGCACATCCAGCGCTCCCTGACGGAGCAGTGGAGCGTGCTCGCGACGCTGACACCAAGCGAGTACGCCGAGTTCCGTGGCGACCTCGGCGCCTCGAGCGGTTTCCAGTCCTATCAGTACCGCGCGGTCGAGTTCCTGCTCGGCAACAAGAACGCGGGCATGGTCAAGGTCTTCGCGTCGGACCCGGAGGCCAGCGAGCTCCTGACCGGCCTGCTCAACGAGCCGAGCATCTACGATGAGTTCGTCCGCCTGCTAGCCCGCCGGGGATTCGACGTGCCGGCGGACCTGCTCGAGCGGGATGTCACGCAGGCGCATGTCTTCTCCGAACCGCTCGTGGCGGTCTACAAGGAGATCTACGAGAACGCGGCCGAGCACTGGGACCTCTACGAGGCGTGCGAGGAGCTCGTCGACCTCGAGGAGAATTTCCAGTTCTGGCGCTTCCGCCACATGAAGACGGTTGAGCGCACGATCGGTTTCAAGCGCGGCACGGGCGGGTCGTCCGGAGTCGGCTTCCTGAAGCGTGCCCTCGAGCTCACGTTCTTCCCCGAGCTGCTGGCCGTCCGCACCGAGATCGGCGCCTGA
- a CDS encoding amino acid ABC transporter ATP-binding protein, producing MSPTDSTPLLNVSNLQKSFGDHQVLRSIDLAVETGKVLALIGPSGSGKTTVLRCLNGLEQPDGGTVAFDPDPQVTFTPKTTKRERDSLRTRSAMVFQSYNLFPHMTVLQNVIEGPVTVQKRKRADAVAEAERLLERVGLAAKKSAYPHELSGGQQQRVGIVRALALKPSLLLFDEPTSALDPELVGDVLTVIKELAEEGWTMVLVTHELAFAREVADEVVFMDGGVVVERGHPDQVLRAPQQERTRQFVHRLLNPF from the coding sequence ATGTCGCCCACTGATTCAACTCCGCTGTTGAACGTGTCGAACCTGCAGAAGTCGTTCGGGGACCACCAGGTCCTCCGGTCGATCGACCTGGCCGTCGAGACCGGCAAGGTCCTCGCCCTGATCGGACCGTCGGGCTCCGGCAAGACCACCGTCCTGCGCTGCCTCAACGGTCTCGAGCAACCCGACGGCGGCACGGTCGCTTTCGACCCGGACCCGCAGGTCACGTTCACCCCCAAGACCACCAAGCGTGAGCGCGACAGCCTCCGCACGCGCAGCGCCATGGTGTTCCAGAGCTACAACCTCTTCCCCCACATGACCGTGCTGCAGAACGTCATCGAGGGGCCGGTGACGGTGCAGAAGCGCAAGCGCGCCGATGCGGTCGCCGAGGCCGAGCGGCTGCTCGAACGAGTCGGGCTGGCGGCCAAGAAGTCGGCGTACCCACACGAACTCTCGGGTGGCCAACAGCAGCGCGTCGGCATCGTCCGGGCGCTCGCGCTGAAGCCCTCCCTCCTGCTCTTCGACGAGCCGACGTCGGCACTAGACCCGGAACTCGTCGGCGACGTGCTGACCGTCATCAAGGAGCTGGCCGAGGAAGGCTGGACGATGGTGCTCGTGACCCACGAGCTGGCCTTCGCCCGCGAAGTCGCCGACGAGGTCGTCTTCATGGACGGCGGCGTCGTCGTCGAACGCGGACACCCGGACCAGGTCCTGCGCGCTCCGCAGCAGGAGCGGACCCGCCAGTTCGTGCACCGCCTGCTCAACCCGTTCTGA
- a CDS encoding amino acid ABC transporter permease has translation MDWELFVSSLGPLALQGLTGTIPLTLASFTLGLAIALVVALMRISKNRAVSTAARVYISIIRGTPLLVQLFVIFYGLPSLGMTIDPWPSAIIAFSLNVGGYAAEVIRAAILSVPKGQWEAGYTIGMSRTTTLRRLILPQAARVSVPPLSNTFISLVKDTSLASIILVPETFQRAKEIAATTSEFLTVYLSAALVYWVFCTVLSAGQNRIEKRLDRYVAH, from the coding sequence ATCGACTGGGAACTGTTCGTCAGCTCGCTGGGCCCGCTCGCTCTCCAGGGGCTCACGGGCACGATCCCGCTGACCCTCGCGAGCTTCACGCTCGGTCTGGCCATCGCGCTGGTCGTCGCGCTGATGCGCATCAGCAAGAACCGCGCCGTCTCGACGGCGGCCCGCGTCTACATCTCGATCATCCGCGGCACGCCCCTGCTGGTCCAGCTCTTCGTGATCTTCTACGGCCTGCCGTCGCTGGGGATGACGATCGACCCGTGGCCGAGCGCCATCATCGCGTTCTCGCTCAACGTGGGCGGCTACGCGGCCGAAGTCATCCGAGCCGCGATCCTCTCGGTCCCGAAGGGGCAGTGGGAGGCCGGGTACACGATCGGCATGTCCCGCACGACGACGCTGCGCCGGCTGATCCTCCCCCAGGCGGCCAGGGTCTCCGTGCCGCCGCTGTCCAACACGTTCATCTCGCTGGTCAAGGACACCTCGCTGGCGTCGATCATCCTGGTCCCGGAGACCTTCCAGCGGGCGAAGGAAATCGCGGCGACGACCAGCGAATTCCTCACGGTCTACCTGTCTGCAGCGCTGGTGTACTGGGTGTTCTGCACCGTCCTGTCCGCCGGTCAGAACCGAATCGAGAAGAGGCTGGACCGCTATGTCGCCCACTGA
- a CDS encoding SseB family protein: MSETPETNETPTADTTEFAPEQPQNDLEATLLAGQQDPEKAGEVIATFLNSEIFFLSSEEVTEESQDVAPLVLQNPDGEPRIAVFSDLRRVPEQYLEAAPYGVKVTGAAVVQNLNGAGLVLNAGHQIGFEIPAEGVEAIRRDFRPVDADENGATGA; this comes from the coding sequence ATGAGCGAGACGCCTGAGACCAACGAAACGCCCACCGCCGACACCACGGAGTTCGCCCCGGAGCAGCCCCAGAACGACCTGGAGGCCACCCTCCTGGCCGGCCAGCAGGACCCCGAGAAGGCTGGCGAGGTCATCGCCACGTTCCTCAACTCGGAGATTTTCTTCCTCAGCAGCGAAGAGGTGACGGAGGAGTCCCAAGACGTCGCCCCGCTCGTGCTGCAGAACCCGGACGGCGAGCCGCGCATCGCGGTCTTCTCCGACCTGCGCCGCGTCCCCGAGCAGTACCTCGAGGCCGCCCCCTACGGCGTCAAGGTGACGGGAGCCGCCGTCGTGCAGAACCTCAATGGCGCCGGCCTGGTGCTCAACGCCGGCCACCAGATCGGCTTCGAGATCCCGGCCGAGGGCGTCGAGGCGATCCGCCGCGATTTCCGTCCGGTCGACGCGGATGAGAACGGCGCCACCGGCGCCTGA
- a CDS encoding multidrug effflux MFS transporter — protein MTDDSPVSPRPRYVPSFKYILMLGALAALPAVTVDMYLPSLPTVAAELHASHAAVQFTISAMLLGGGIGQLVIGPFSDRFGRRLPLLIGISLHVVFSILCSLASSIELLIALRCLQGFFNAAAGVVAIAVIRDRFVGSDAARLLSRLMLVIGVAPLFAPTIGQAIAGAWHWRAVFYALALIGVVLVAIVWRWMPETLPPKARRTRESTGVLRSYGALLRDRRFIALAIVPGLGMAVILSYVVGSPFVFQEEFGLTPGQFALLFALNGCALVGSAQINASLVRRISPARILRVAALVQLVCATLLLLVAITGIGGLPALLGALWLVLGTQGMIPPNASVLALNDYGHMAGTAAAVIGALQAGVAGLVSPLVGVFGGGSVAMAAVMLAAVAMTVVVLLFGTTFYRKDGWRSPA, from the coding sequence GTGACCGATGACTCGCCCGTTTCCCCGCGCCCGCGCTACGTTCCCAGCTTTAAGTACATTCTGATGCTCGGCGCCCTCGCGGCGCTGCCCGCGGTGACGGTGGACATGTACCTCCCGTCGCTGCCGACGGTCGCCGCGGAGCTGCACGCCAGCCACGCCGCCGTTCAATTCACCATCTCCGCCATGCTGCTCGGCGGCGGCATCGGGCAGCTGGTCATCGGCCCCTTCTCCGACCGCTTCGGGCGCCGACTGCCGCTCCTGATCGGCATCTCCCTGCACGTGGTTTTCTCCATCCTGTGCTCGCTGGCGAGCAGCATCGAACTGCTCATCGCCCTGCGCTGCCTGCAGGGCTTCTTCAACGCCGCGGCTGGCGTCGTCGCGATCGCCGTCATCCGCGACCGGTTCGTCGGCTCGGACGCCGCCCGCCTGCTCTCCCGGCTCATGCTGGTGATCGGCGTGGCCCCGCTCTTCGCGCCCACCATCGGCCAGGCCATCGCCGGCGCGTGGCACTGGCGCGCGGTGTTCTACGCGCTCGCACTGATCGGCGTCGTGCTCGTCGCGATCGTGTGGCGCTGGATGCCGGAGACGCTGCCGCCCAAGGCCCGGCGGACGCGCGAATCCACCGGAGTGCTGCGCTCCTATGGCGCACTCCTCAGGGACCGGCGCTTCATCGCTCTCGCGATCGTCCCCGGCCTCGGCATGGCCGTGATCCTCAGCTACGTCGTCGGATCGCCATTCGTCTTCCAGGAGGAGTTCGGGCTCACGCCCGGGCAGTTCGCCCTGCTCTTCGCTCTGAACGGGTGCGCACTGGTCGGTTCGGCCCAGATCAACGCGTCGCTCGTACGGCGCATCTCCCCCGCTCGCATCCTGCGTGTCGCGGCCCTGGTCCAGCTTGTCTGCGCGACCCTGCTCCTGCTCGTCGCGATCACCGGGATCGGCGGGTTGCCCGCCCTGCTCGGCGCGCTGTGGCTCGTGCTCGGCACCCAGGGCATGATTCCGCCGAACGCGTCCGTCCTGGCCCTCAACGATTACGGTCACATGGCCGGGACCGCGGCCGCCGTCATCGGCGCCCTGCAGGCCGGTGTGGCCGGTCTCGTCAGCCCGCTGGTCGGCGTCTTCGGGGGCGGCTCGGTCGCGATGGCCGCCGTGATGCTGGCGGCGGTGGCGATGACCGTCGTCGTGCTCCTGTTCGGCACCACGTTCTACCGCAAGGACGGGTGGCGATCGCCCGCGTAG
- a CDS encoding AEC family transporter — MLGVLSGFAVVWTVILVGYAVGRTGVLGPQARYVLNRLTFFVASPALLFTTLADSEPSTVLGPALWVALLSASLVAAAYILITRWWLRREPAEALMGAMSAATVNSANLGLPIAVYVLDDITQAAPIILFQLALFSPFFLAMLDSTTSTRRTTPTAMFVQTARNPMIVGSMIGLLFAIFGWELPQQVADPIEIIGGAAIPAMLLAFGISLVNSRPLAKSGGRRTDTIIATALKLFLHPILAWLIGALVFRLEGAALFAVVVMAALPTAQNVFVTASRYERGVVIAKDTVLLTTIIAIPAMMLVPLLLPQ, encoded by the coding sequence TTGCTCGGGGTCCTGTCGGGGTTCGCCGTCGTCTGGACGGTGATCCTCGTGGGCTACGCCGTCGGCCGGACCGGCGTGCTCGGGCCGCAGGCCCGCTACGTCCTGAACCGGCTCACGTTCTTCGTCGCGAGTCCGGCCCTGCTCTTCACGACGCTCGCGGACTCGGAGCCCTCGACGGTCCTCGGCCCCGCCCTGTGGGTCGCGCTGCTCTCCGCCTCACTCGTCGCCGCCGCGTACATCCTCATCACCCGCTGGTGGCTGCGCCGCGAACCGGCCGAGGCCCTGATGGGGGCCATGAGTGCGGCCACCGTGAACTCGGCGAACCTGGGCCTGCCGATCGCGGTCTACGTGCTCGACGACATCACCCAGGCGGCCCCGATCATCCTCTTCCAGCTGGCGCTCTTCAGCCCCTTCTTCCTGGCGATGCTGGACTCGACGACGTCGACGCGCCGCACCACTCCGACGGCGATGTTCGTGCAAACGGCGCGAAACCCCATGATCGTCGGCTCCATGATCGGCCTACTTTTCGCGATCTTCGGCTGGGAGCTGCCGCAACAGGTCGCGGACCCGATCGAGATCATCGGCGGCGCGGCCATCCCCGCCATGCTCCTGGCCTTCGGAATCTCGCTTGTGAACTCGCGGCCGCTGGCGAAGTCGGGCGGACGGCGCACGGACACGATCATCGCCACCGCACTCAAGCTCTTCCTCCACCCGATCCTCGCGTGGCTGATCGGCGCACTGGTGTTCCGGCTCGAGGGCGCGGCGCTCTTCGCCGTCGTCGTGATGGCCGCCCTGCCGACTGCGCAGAACGTGTTCGTGACCGCCTCCCGCTACGAGCGCGGCGTCGTGATCGCCAAGGACACGGTCCTGCTGACGACCATCATCGCGATCCCGGCGATGATGCTCGTGCCGCTCCTGCTGCCGCAATAG
- a CDS encoding cystathionine gamma-synthase: MSDARGFNTLAIHAGQEPDPLTGAVIPPIYQTSTFVQDGINVLRGGHEYSRGSNPTRDGFQTQLAALEGGHAGFAFASGLAGEDALLRAVLEPGDHIVLGGDGYGGTNRLVNQLLGRWGVSNTAVDITDPDAVRAAVRPGSTRVLWLETPSNPLLGIADIAAWAQIAREADALLVVDNTFASPYLQRPLALGADVVVHSTTKYIGGHSDVLGGAVIVSDREFRGQSLAGAVGFQQFAGGAVAGPQDSYLAARGLKTLGLRMERHSSNAQEIAEWAREQDGVAQVLYPGLPEHPGHELAKRQMSGFGGIVSLRFGDEASARTFAESTRLFALSVSLGGVESLACYCSEMTHASVRGTELAVPTDLVRLSVGVEDVADLKEDIAQALAAVRSARGAVPAA; encoded by the coding sequence ATGAGCGACGCCCGCGGTTTCAACACTCTCGCCATTCACGCCGGTCAGGAGCCGGACCCGCTGACCGGGGCCGTCATCCCGCCGATCTACCAGACGTCGACGTTCGTCCAGGACGGCATCAACGTCCTCCGCGGCGGCCACGAGTACTCGCGCGGCTCCAACCCGACGCGCGACGGCTTCCAGACGCAGCTCGCCGCGCTCGAGGGCGGGCACGCCGGTTTCGCTTTCGCCTCCGGCCTGGCGGGAGAGGACGCGCTGCTGCGTGCCGTGCTTGAGCCCGGCGACCACATCGTCCTCGGCGGCGACGGATACGGTGGGACTAATCGACTTGTCAACCAGTTGCTGGGGCGCTGGGGCGTCTCCAACACGGCTGTCGACATCACGGATCCTGACGCCGTGCGCGCTGCTGTGCGCCCGGGGTCGACCCGCGTGCTCTGGCTCGAGACGCCGTCAAACCCGCTGCTGGGCATCGCCGACATCGCGGCGTGGGCGCAGATCGCCCGCGAGGCCGACGCGCTGCTCGTCGTGGACAACACGTTCGCCTCGCCGTATCTGCAGCGGCCGCTGGCCCTCGGGGCGGACGTCGTCGTACATTCGACGACCAAGTACATCGGCGGCCACTCCGACGTGCTCGGTGGTGCGGTGATCGTCTCCGACCGCGAGTTCCGCGGCCAGAGTCTGGCCGGCGCCGTCGGCTTCCAGCAGTTCGCCGGGGGAGCGGTGGCCGGGCCTCAAGACAGCTACCTCGCGGCCCGCGGCCTCAAGACGCTGGGGCTGCGCATGGAGCGGCACAGCTCCAACGCGCAGGAGATCGCCGAGTGGGCGCGCGAGCAGGACGGCGTCGCGCAGGTCCTCTACCCGGGACTGCCCGAACACCCCGGCCACGAGCTGGCCAAGCGGCAGATGAGCGGCTTCGGCGGCATCGTCTCGCTGCGCTTCGGCGACGAGGCGTCGGCCCGGACGTTCGCCGAGTCGACCCGGCTTTTCGCGCTGTCCGTGAGCCTGGGCGGCGTCGAATCACTGGCCTGCTACTGCTCCGAGATGACGCACGCCTCCGTGCGCGGCACCGAGCTGGCGGTTCCGACGGACCTCGTCCGCCTCTCCGTGGGCGTCGAGGACGTCGCCGACCTCAAGGAGGACATCGCGCAGGCGCTGGCCGCGGTCCGTTCCGCCCGTGGGGCCGTGCCCGCCGCGTAG
- a CDS encoding fumarate hydratase, producing MTEFRYEDLLPIGADETPYRLLTTEGVRTADGPGGRKFLEVEPHVLQELARTALHDISHYLRPAHLQQLRNILDDEEASPNDKFVALDLLKNANIAAGGILPMCQDTGTAIVMGKRGQHVLTEGPDEKALSKGIYDAYTQLNLRYSQLAPLTTWEEKQTGNNLPAQVEIYSDTEEGHENQYKFLFMAKGGGSANKSFLYQETKAILNENAMLKFLDEKLRSLGTAACPPYHLAIVIGGTSAEFAMKTAKYASAKYLDTLPTEGAITGRGFRDIELEEKVHQLTRDFGIGAQFGGKYFCHDVRVVRLPRHGASLPVAIAVSCSADRQLLAKITADGVFIEQLETDPVRFMPDESHPAVAAHDEDTEGVTGTGGSSVVKIDLNRPMDEILAELTKHPVKTRLSLSGPLVVARDIAHAKIKERLDAGEEMPQYMKDHPVYYAGPAKTPDGMASGSFGPTTAGRMDSYVDQFQAAGGSKVMLAKGNRSGQVTAACEAHGGFYLGSIGGPAARLALDCIKKVEVLEYEELGMEAVWRIEVEDFPAFIVVDDKGEDFFAATMKPTFTGIPVRAGK from the coding sequence ATGACCGAATTCCGCTATGAGGACCTGCTGCCGATCGGCGCCGACGAGACGCCGTACCGCCTGCTGACCACCGAGGGGGTCCGCACCGCGGATGGGCCGGGCGGCCGGAAGTTCCTGGAGGTGGAGCCGCACGTGTTGCAGGAGCTGGCGCGGACCGCCCTGCACGACATCTCTCACTACCTGCGCCCGGCGCACCTGCAGCAGCTGCGCAATATCCTCGACGACGAAGAGGCCAGCCCGAACGACAAATTCGTCGCGCTCGACCTGCTGAAGAACGCCAATATCGCTGCCGGCGGAATTCTGCCCATGTGCCAGGACACCGGAACCGCAATCGTCATGGGCAAGCGCGGCCAGCACGTGCTCACCGAGGGGCCGGACGAGAAGGCCCTGTCGAAGGGCATCTACGACGCCTACACCCAGCTGAACCTGCGCTACTCGCAGCTCGCGCCCCTGACGACGTGGGAGGAGAAGCAGACCGGCAACAACCTGCCCGCCCAGGTCGAGATCTACTCCGATACCGAGGAGGGGCACGAGAACCAGTACAAGTTCCTCTTCATGGCCAAGGGCGGCGGCTCGGCCAACAAGTCGTTTCTGTATCAGGAGACGAAGGCGATCCTGAACGAGAACGCCATGCTGAAGTTCCTGGACGAGAAGCTGCGCTCGCTCGGCACGGCGGCCTGCCCGCCGTACCACCTGGCGATCGTCATCGGCGGCACGAGCGCCGAGTTCGCGATGAAGACCGCGAAGTACGCGTCGGCGAAGTACTTGGACACCCTCCCGACCGAGGGCGCGATCACGGGTCGCGGATTCCGAGACATCGAGCTCGAGGAGAAGGTGCACCAGCTGACCCGCGACTTCGGCATCGGCGCCCAGTTCGGCGGCAAGTACTTCTGCCACGACGTGCGCGTCGTCCGGCTGCCCCGCCACGGTGCCTCGCTGCCCGTCGCGATCGCCGTCTCCTGCTCCGCCGACCGCCAGCTCCTGGCGAAGATCACCGCGGACGGCGTGTTCATCGAGCAGCTCGAGACGGACCCGGTCCGCTTCATGCCGGACGAGTCGCACCCGGCCGTCGCCGCGCACGACGAGGACACCGAGGGTGTGACCGGCACGGGCGGCAGCTCCGTGGTGAAGATCGACCTGAACCGTCCGATGGACGAGATCCTCGCCGAGCTGACCAAGCACCCGGTCAAGACCCGCCTGTCCCTGAGCGGCCCGCTCGTCGTCGCCCGCGACATCGCGCACGCCAAGATCAAGGAGCGCCTCGACGCCGGCGAGGAGATGCCGCAGTACATGAAGGACCACCCGGTCTACTACGCGGGACCGGCCAAGACCCCGGACGGCATGGCTTCCGGCTCGTTCGGCCCGACGACGGCAGGGCGTATGGACTCCTACGTCGACCAGTTCCAGGCTGCTGGAGGTTCGAAGGTCATGCTGGCCAAGGGCAACCGCTCCGGCCAGGTCACCGCGGCCTGCGAGGCGCACGGCGGCTTCTACCTCGGTTCGATCGGCGGCCCGGCCGCGCGTCTGGCCCTCGACTGCATCAAGAAGGTCGAGGTGCTCGAGTACGAGGAGCTCGGCATGGAGGCCGTCTGGCGGATCGAAGTCGAGGACTTCCCGGCGTTCATCGTCGTAGACGACAAGGGTGAGGACTTCTTCGCCGCGACCATGAAGCCGACCTTCACGGGAATCCCCGTGCGCGCGGGCAAGTAG